One segment of Synchiropus splendidus isolate RoL2022-P1 chromosome 4, RoL_Sspl_1.0, whole genome shotgun sequence DNA contains the following:
- the ppp1r3aa gene encoding uncharacterized protein ppp1r3aa isoform X3 — protein sequence MLSEKKGEKKCDLRALRSQSKVDKPSEILTYHQIPLLTLEWGDEAKHWDVSKSAAIIAEQSKVAMNDTQLEHDQKGRNASEETPVCDVWRAFLNRPSDGDESITRESEWLQLATSVTPLKKSVISQQLKTDDVAFEGENSSTNSKDFLLVEPNTGSLSGEMSEQGNTHEGSFENMKLGNQAQDISEANILVSSENGVTPASTQVDLSSNDKAIHEICPSNLFLLEKKGIVTYQDEAIAVPRQTDKFKTGSTNENQPAEFRPIRNIEAKIESEENSQTSTHKESAQRESDSKGRYPAVDKHLDIKQVALQRAYFKTKTATDVGADAIQRIDEKQGDSWLKCEVDDSNKRLGDFNWSGVCQEEHGSHKSQSELLEKLREVMREDMRGSTMMSTDMIPKTLKGADTNTRSKDDTFGKMKVVREEIGSVVRGPCETEMKEIFTEAISDKMLVDRFVENVIKGVWDEVFSEKALEKEQVLKCEAFKSPPAEKRLFKSAEVLEKRWSLSEEEMKSQNEGVSRNASAGHQPEILDTSRVVIQTVAGEAEGVRPLSERKDTPVHTIVEDIGSSEKRSLKRGPDSTDAAPQESFIEHFVEILIRGIWEEVFSQMATNLKMIDRKDTVLHHRQELRPLRCNDSTVVQETDRNLSAPVVNQSRGKNDKDSETQQHMTDDPNCKQTELQCLLEEDLVVLTESVLSCQMISSSNCDEFSMTDERVTSTGVEPDTFPQKLQSHLSLRAHLSQDFNTSLASRSRTTRNVVGRGSVVTDTSRGLHDQSSFQQIPHSERDKSLTTNEAGGDPKLREFKPIDSLSDSLLGFNPATKTSSSYEDHTLFKERPINFQTDLDSTESPPHQCPPSKRSKECDGLVWWSVLYILSHVTKLLTTGLFVAAFFVFVLIYDFPVFFALYVFSTCWCLYKWRAGTNSADKSRS from the coding sequence ATGCTGTCTGAGAAGAAAGGAGAAAAGAAATGTGACCTGAGAGCCCTGCGGAGTCAGAGCAAAGTGGACAAGCCTTCAGAGATTCTGACGTACCATCAGATTCCTCTGCTCACACTGGAGTGGGGAGATGAAGCCAAGCACTGGGATGTTTCTAAATCGGCCGCTATCATAGCAGAACAGTCAAAAGTGGCTATGAATGACACACAGTTGGAGCATGATCAGAAGGGAAGAAATGCCAGTGAGGAAACACCAGTGTGTGACGTGTGGCGGGCCTTCCTAAACAGGCCTAGTGATGGGGACGAGTCGATTACTCGAGAGTCTGAATGGCTGCAGTTGGCTACATCTGTTACTCCTTTGAAAAAGTCGGTTATCAGTCAACAGCTCAAGACTGATGATGTTGCTTTCGAAGGAGAAAACTCATCAACAAACTCCAAAGACTTCCTTCTGGTCGAACCAAATACAGGATCTCTATCTGGAGAAATGTCAGAGCAAGGAAATACACATGAAGGTTCatttgagaacatgaagttagGAAACCAAGCGCAGGATATCAGCGAAGCAAACATTCTTGTATCAAGTGAGAACGGTGTCACACCAGCTTCGACTCAGGTAGACCTTTCTTCAAATGACAAGGCAATTCATGAAATATGTCCAAGCAACCTATTTCTGCTGGAAAAGAAGGGGATAGTCACGTACCAAGACGAGGCGATAGCCGTCCcccgacagacagacaaattCAAAACAGGTTCTACGAATGAGAACCAACCTGCAGAATTTAGGCCGATACGAAATATCGAGGCAAAAATTGAGTCAGAAGAAAACAGTCAAACGTCAACACACAAAGAAAGCGCACAGAGGGAATCAGACTCAAAGGGCAGATACCCAGCGGTGGATAAACACTTGGACATTAAACAAGTAGCTTTGCAAAGGGCctattttaaaacaaagacGGCCACTGACGTAGGAGCTGATGCTATCCAGAGGATAGATGAGAAGCAGGGAGATAGCTGGCTGAAATGTGAAGTGGATGACTCAAACAAGAGGTTAGGAGACTTTAACTGGAGTGGAGTCTGTCAAGAGGAGCATGGCAGTCATAAATCCCAGTCTGAATTGCTGGAAAAGCTCCGGGAGGTTATGAGAGAGGATATGAGAGGTAGCACCATGATGTCAACAGACATGATACCCAAAACTTTGAAGGGAGCAGACACAAATACCAGGAGCAAGGATGATACTTTCGGGAAAATGAAAGTTGTGCGGGAGGAGATAGGCTCGGTTGTCAGAGGTCCAtgtgaaacagaaatgaaagagaTCTTCACGGAAGCCATATCAGACAAGATGCTTGTCGACAGATTTGTAGAAAATGTAATCAAAGGGGTTTGGGATGAGGTGTTCAGTGAGAAGGCCTTAGAGAAGGAACAGGTCCTCAAATGTGAGGCCTTCAAGAGTCCTCCAGCAGAAAAACGCCTTTTTAAATCAGCAGAGGTGCTTGAAAAGAGATGGAGCCTTTCAGAAGAGGAAATGAAGAGTCAGAATGAGGGTGTCAGCAGAAATGCAAGCGCAGGCCATCAGCCTGAAATATTAGACACGAGTCGGGTGGTTATCCAGACAGTGGCAGGAGAGGCGGAGGGGGTCCGGCCCCTCAGCGAGAGAAAGGACACACCAGTTCACACAATAGTAGAGGACATTGGGAGCTCTGAAAAACGATCCCTCAAGCGTGGACCGGACTCCACAGACGCCGCACCGCAAGAGTCATTCATAGAACACTTTGTTGAAATTCTCATCAGAGGAATCTGGGAGGAGGTTTTCAGTCAAATGgcaacaaacttaaaaatgattGACAGAAAAGACACAGTCCTTCATCACAGACAAGAACTCCGTCCTCTGAGATGCAACGACAGCACGGTTGTTCAGGAGACAGACAGAAATCTATCAGCACCTGTCGTGAATCAGAGCAGGGGGAAAAACGACAAAGACTCTGAGACGCAACAACACATGACTGATGATCCAAACTGTAAACAGACTGAGTTGCAGTGTCTTCTGGAGGAGGATTTAGTGGTATTAACTGAATCCGTTTTGTCCTGTCAGATGATatcatcctcaaattgtgaTGAGTTTTCAATGACTGACGAGAGGGTCACGAGCACAGGAGTGGAACCTGATACATTTCCCCAAAAATTACAGTCGCACTTGAGTTTAAGAGCTCATCTAAGTCAAGATTTCAACACCTCTTTGGCTTCTCGGAGCAGAACGACAAGGAATGTTGTTGGACGAGGTAGCGTGGTAACGGATACGTCCCGTGGACTTCACGATCAGTCCAGCTTCCAGCAAATACCACACTCGGAGAGGGATAAGTCCTTAACGACAAATGAGGCAGGGGGTGACCCCAAACTGAGAGAGTTCAAGCCAATTGATTCTTTAAGTGACAGCCTCTTGGGATTCAATCCAGCCACTAAAACATCCAGTTCATATGAAGACCACACATTGTTTAAAGAAAGACCTATTAACTTTCAAACTGACCTGGACTCCACTGAGTCACCCCCCCATCAGTGCCCTCCCTCGAAGAGATCCAAAGAGTGTGACGGCCTGGTGTGGTGGAGTGTCCTCTACATCCTCAGTCACGTCACCAAACTTTTGACCACTGGTTTGTTTGTCGCAGcattctttgtctttgtcttgatCTATGACTTCCCAGTGTTCTTTGCTCTCTATGTTTTCTCAACCTGCTGGTGTCTCTACAAGTGGAGGGCAGGTACAAACTCAGCAGACAAGAGTAGGAGTTGA
- the ppp1r3aa gene encoding uncharacterized protein ppp1r3aa isoform X2, which translates to MTKREPTTSAVELRKRRQRAARLAHVKDMLSEKKGEKKCDLRALRSQSKVDKPSEILTYHQIPLLTLEWGDEAKHWDVSKSAAIIAEQSKVAMNDTQLEHDQKGRNASEETPVCDVWRAFLNRPSDGDESITRESEWLQLATSVTPLKKSVISQQLKTDDVAFEGENSSTNSKDFLLVEPNTGSLSGEMSEQGNTHEGSFENMKLGNQAQDISEANILVSSENGVTPASTQVDLSSNDKAIHEICPSNLFLLEKKGIVTYQDEAIAVPRQTDKFKTGSTNENQPAEFRPIRNIEAKIESEENSQTSTHKESAQRESDSKGRYPAVDKHLDIKQVALQRAYFKTKTATDVGADAIQRIDEKQGDSWLKCEVDDSNKRLGDFNWSGVCQEEHGSHKSQSELLEKLREVMREDMRGSTMMSTDMIPKTLKGADTNTRSKDDTFGKMKVVREEIGSVVRGPCETEMKEIFTEAISDKMLVDRFVENVIKGVWDEVFSEKALEKEQVLKCEAFKSPPAEKRLFKSAEVLEKRWSLSEEEMKSQNEGVSRNASAGHQPEILDTSRVVIQTVAGEAEGVRPLSERKDTPVHTIVEDIGSSEKRSLKRGPDSTDAAPQESFIEHFVEILIRGIWEEVFSQMATNLKMIDRKDTVLHHRQELRPLRCNDSTVVQETDRNLSAPVVNQSRGKNDKDSETQQHMTDDPNCKQTELQCLLEEDLVVLTESVLSCQMISSSNCDEFSMTDERVTSTGVEPDTFPQKLQSHLSLRAHLSQDFNTSLASRSRTTRNVVGRGSVVTDTSRGLHDQSSFQQIPHSERDKSLTTNEAGGDPKLREFKPIDSLSDSLLGFNPATKTSSSYEDHTLFKERPINFQTDLDSTESPPHQCPPSKRSKECDGLVWWSVLYILSHVTKLLTTGLFVAAFFVFVLIYDFPVFFALYVFSTCWCLYKWRAGTNSADKSRS; encoded by the coding sequence GTGGAACTCAGGAAAAGACGTCAGAGAGCAGCACGACTGGCACACGTGAAGGACATGCTGTCTGAGAAGAAAGGAGAAAAGAAATGTGACCTGAGAGCCCTGCGGAGTCAGAGCAAAGTGGACAAGCCTTCAGAGATTCTGACGTACCATCAGATTCCTCTGCTCACACTGGAGTGGGGAGATGAAGCCAAGCACTGGGATGTTTCTAAATCGGCCGCTATCATAGCAGAACAGTCAAAAGTGGCTATGAATGACACACAGTTGGAGCATGATCAGAAGGGAAGAAATGCCAGTGAGGAAACACCAGTGTGTGACGTGTGGCGGGCCTTCCTAAACAGGCCTAGTGATGGGGACGAGTCGATTACTCGAGAGTCTGAATGGCTGCAGTTGGCTACATCTGTTACTCCTTTGAAAAAGTCGGTTATCAGTCAACAGCTCAAGACTGATGATGTTGCTTTCGAAGGAGAAAACTCATCAACAAACTCCAAAGACTTCCTTCTGGTCGAACCAAATACAGGATCTCTATCTGGAGAAATGTCAGAGCAAGGAAATACACATGAAGGTTCatttgagaacatgaagttagGAAACCAAGCGCAGGATATCAGCGAAGCAAACATTCTTGTATCAAGTGAGAACGGTGTCACACCAGCTTCGACTCAGGTAGACCTTTCTTCAAATGACAAGGCAATTCATGAAATATGTCCAAGCAACCTATTTCTGCTGGAAAAGAAGGGGATAGTCACGTACCAAGACGAGGCGATAGCCGTCCcccgacagacagacaaattCAAAACAGGTTCTACGAATGAGAACCAACCTGCAGAATTTAGGCCGATACGAAATATCGAGGCAAAAATTGAGTCAGAAGAAAACAGTCAAACGTCAACACACAAAGAAAGCGCACAGAGGGAATCAGACTCAAAGGGCAGATACCCAGCGGTGGATAAACACTTGGACATTAAACAAGTAGCTTTGCAAAGGGCctattttaaaacaaagacGGCCACTGACGTAGGAGCTGATGCTATCCAGAGGATAGATGAGAAGCAGGGAGATAGCTGGCTGAAATGTGAAGTGGATGACTCAAACAAGAGGTTAGGAGACTTTAACTGGAGTGGAGTCTGTCAAGAGGAGCATGGCAGTCATAAATCCCAGTCTGAATTGCTGGAAAAGCTCCGGGAGGTTATGAGAGAGGATATGAGAGGTAGCACCATGATGTCAACAGACATGATACCCAAAACTTTGAAGGGAGCAGACACAAATACCAGGAGCAAGGATGATACTTTCGGGAAAATGAAAGTTGTGCGGGAGGAGATAGGCTCGGTTGTCAGAGGTCCAtgtgaaacagaaatgaaagagaTCTTCACGGAAGCCATATCAGACAAGATGCTTGTCGACAGATTTGTAGAAAATGTAATCAAAGGGGTTTGGGATGAGGTGTTCAGTGAGAAGGCCTTAGAGAAGGAACAGGTCCTCAAATGTGAGGCCTTCAAGAGTCCTCCAGCAGAAAAACGCCTTTTTAAATCAGCAGAGGTGCTTGAAAAGAGATGGAGCCTTTCAGAAGAGGAAATGAAGAGTCAGAATGAGGGTGTCAGCAGAAATGCAAGCGCAGGCCATCAGCCTGAAATATTAGACACGAGTCGGGTGGTTATCCAGACAGTGGCAGGAGAGGCGGAGGGGGTCCGGCCCCTCAGCGAGAGAAAGGACACACCAGTTCACACAATAGTAGAGGACATTGGGAGCTCTGAAAAACGATCCCTCAAGCGTGGACCGGACTCCACAGACGCCGCACCGCAAGAGTCATTCATAGAACACTTTGTTGAAATTCTCATCAGAGGAATCTGGGAGGAGGTTTTCAGTCAAATGgcaacaaacttaaaaatgattGACAGAAAAGACACAGTCCTTCATCACAGACAAGAACTCCGTCCTCTGAGATGCAACGACAGCACGGTTGTTCAGGAGACAGACAGAAATCTATCAGCACCTGTCGTGAATCAGAGCAGGGGGAAAAACGACAAAGACTCTGAGACGCAACAACACATGACTGATGATCCAAACTGTAAACAGACTGAGTTGCAGTGTCTTCTGGAGGAGGATTTAGTGGTATTAACTGAATCCGTTTTGTCCTGTCAGATGATatcatcctcaaattgtgaTGAGTTTTCAATGACTGACGAGAGGGTCACGAGCACAGGAGTGGAACCTGATACATTTCCCCAAAAATTACAGTCGCACTTGAGTTTAAGAGCTCATCTAAGTCAAGATTTCAACACCTCTTTGGCTTCTCGGAGCAGAACGACAAGGAATGTTGTTGGACGAGGTAGCGTGGTAACGGATACGTCCCGTGGACTTCACGATCAGTCCAGCTTCCAGCAAATACCACACTCGGAGAGGGATAAGTCCTTAACGACAAATGAGGCAGGGGGTGACCCCAAACTGAGAGAGTTCAAGCCAATTGATTCTTTAAGTGACAGCCTCTTGGGATTCAATCCAGCCACTAAAACATCCAGTTCATATGAAGACCACACATTGTTTAAAGAAAGACCTATTAACTTTCAAACTGACCTGGACTCCACTGAGTCACCCCCCCATCAGTGCCCTCCCTCGAAGAGATCCAAAGAGTGTGACGGCCTGGTGTGGTGGAGTGTCCTCTACATCCTCAGTCACGTCACCAAACTTTTGACCACTGGTTTGTTTGTCGCAGcattctttgtctttgtcttgatCTATGACTTCCCAGTGTTCTTTGCTCTCTATGTTTTCTCAACCTGCTGGTGTCTCTACAAGTGGAGGGCAGGTACAAACTCAGCAGACAAGAGTAGGAGTTGA
- the ppp1r3aa gene encoding protein phosphatase 1 regulatory subunit 3A isoform X4, protein MEATEQDEVENISPATTEEDTEDSESEAPPVVRRKVSFADAFGLDLVSVKEFENIEASQSEAQRQAAPAVEEFYMSCVFTVPSSPEELYQKLEAQMVELESLELLPGTTTLRGIIRVVNLCYSKSVFARVTLDDWSSYFDLPADYVPGSSDRKTDRFTFSYTLAPPFQRGGTRVEFCLRYETSAGTFWANNNGMNYVIFCHQRGAVREGQENSGGEPNKKSCLKANRKRGTEGRSWSSAFEGTTEDSTLHLKDQRTLVRLLTTNTFRRRHRHSCICAQ, encoded by the exons atggaggccaCAGAGCAAGACGAAGTGGAGAACATTTCTCCGGCCACCACGGAAGAAGACACAGAGGACTCAGAATCAGAAGCTCCACCAGTTGTGCGGAGGAAAGTCTCATTCGCCGATGCCTTTGGGTTGGATCTGGTATCCGTGAAGGAGTTTGAGAACATTGAGGCGAGCCAGTCAGAGGCGCAGAGGCAGGCGGCACCTGCAGTGGAGGAGTTCTACATGTCATGTGTCTTCACGGTTCCCTCAAGTCCAGAGGAGCTGTATCAGAAGCTGGAGGCCCAGATGGTTGAGCTGGAGAGCCTTGAGCTGCTCCCTGGTACCACCACACTGCGAGGTATCATCCGAGTTGTCAACCTTTGCTACAGTAAATCAGTCTTCGCCCGTGTGACCCTGGACGACTGGAGCAGCTACTTTGACCTGCCAGCGGACTACGTGCCAGGCTCTAGTGATCGCAAGACAGATCGTTTCACCTTCAGCTACACTCTGGCACCTCCGTTCCAGAGAGGAGGAACCAGGGTGGAGTTCTGCCTGCGGTATGAGACGTCTGCCGGAACCTTCTGGGCCAACAACAACGGCATGAACTACGTGATATTCTGCCATCAGAGGGGGGCAGTGAGGGAGGGGCAAGAGAACAGTGGTGGTGAGCCAAACAAGAAGAGCTGCCTGAAAGCGAACAG GAAAAGAGGCACTGAAGGCAGAAGTTGGAGCAGTGCTTTTG AGGGGACGACAGAAGACTCGACACTACACCTGAAAGATCAGAGGACCTTGGTGAGGCTCCTGACCACCAACACATTTCGGAGACGTCACAGACATTCCTGCATCTGTGCTCAGTGA
- the ppp1r3aa gene encoding uncharacterized protein ppp1r3aa isoform X1: MEATEQDEVENISPATTEEDTEDSESEAPPVVRRKVSFADAFGLDLVSVKEFENIEASQSEAQRQAAPAVEEFYMSCVFTVPSSPEELYQKLEAQMVELESLELLPGTTTLRGIIRVVNLCYSKSVFARVTLDDWSSYFDLPADYVPGSSDRKTDRFTFSYTLAPPFQRGGTRVEFCLRYETSAGTFWANNNGMNYVIFCHQRGAVREGQENSGGEPNKKSCLKANRKRGTEGRSWSSAFEGTTEDSTLHLKDQRTLVELRKRRQRAARLAHVKDMLSEKKGEKKCDLRALRSQSKVDKPSEILTYHQIPLLTLEWGDEAKHWDVSKSAAIIAEQSKVAMNDTQLEHDQKGRNASEETPVCDVWRAFLNRPSDGDESITRESEWLQLATSVTPLKKSVISQQLKTDDVAFEGENSSTNSKDFLLVEPNTGSLSGEMSEQGNTHEGSFENMKLGNQAQDISEANILVSSENGVTPASTQVDLSSNDKAIHEICPSNLFLLEKKGIVTYQDEAIAVPRQTDKFKTGSTNENQPAEFRPIRNIEAKIESEENSQTSTHKESAQRESDSKGRYPAVDKHLDIKQVALQRAYFKTKTATDVGADAIQRIDEKQGDSWLKCEVDDSNKRLGDFNWSGVCQEEHGSHKSQSELLEKLREVMREDMRGSTMMSTDMIPKTLKGADTNTRSKDDTFGKMKVVREEIGSVVRGPCETEMKEIFTEAISDKMLVDRFVENVIKGVWDEVFSEKALEKEQVLKCEAFKSPPAEKRLFKSAEVLEKRWSLSEEEMKSQNEGVSRNASAGHQPEILDTSRVVIQTVAGEAEGVRPLSERKDTPVHTIVEDIGSSEKRSLKRGPDSTDAAPQESFIEHFVEILIRGIWEEVFSQMATNLKMIDRKDTVLHHRQELRPLRCNDSTVVQETDRNLSAPVVNQSRGKNDKDSETQQHMTDDPNCKQTELQCLLEEDLVVLTESVLSCQMISSSNCDEFSMTDERVTSTGVEPDTFPQKLQSHLSLRAHLSQDFNTSLASRSRTTRNVVGRGSVVTDTSRGLHDQSSFQQIPHSERDKSLTTNEAGGDPKLREFKPIDSLSDSLLGFNPATKTSSSYEDHTLFKERPINFQTDLDSTESPPHQCPPSKRSKECDGLVWWSVLYILSHVTKLLTTGLFVAAFFVFVLIYDFPVFFALYVFSTCWCLYKWRAGTNSADKSRS; encoded by the exons atggaggccaCAGAGCAAGACGAAGTGGAGAACATTTCTCCGGCCACCACGGAAGAAGACACAGAGGACTCAGAATCAGAAGCTCCACCAGTTGTGCGGAGGAAAGTCTCATTCGCCGATGCCTTTGGGTTGGATCTGGTATCCGTGAAGGAGTTTGAGAACATTGAGGCGAGCCAGTCAGAGGCGCAGAGGCAGGCGGCACCTGCAGTGGAGGAGTTCTACATGTCATGTGTCTTCACGGTTCCCTCAAGTCCAGAGGAGCTGTATCAGAAGCTGGAGGCCCAGATGGTTGAGCTGGAGAGCCTTGAGCTGCTCCCTGGTACCACCACACTGCGAGGTATCATCCGAGTTGTCAACCTTTGCTACAGTAAATCAGTCTTCGCCCGTGTGACCCTGGACGACTGGAGCAGCTACTTTGACCTGCCAGCGGACTACGTGCCAGGCTCTAGTGATCGCAAGACAGATCGTTTCACCTTCAGCTACACTCTGGCACCTCCGTTCCAGAGAGGAGGAACCAGGGTGGAGTTCTGCCTGCGGTATGAGACGTCTGCCGGAACCTTCTGGGCCAACAACAACGGCATGAACTACGTGATATTCTGCCATCAGAGGGGGGCAGTGAGGGAGGGGCAAGAGAACAGTGGTGGTGAGCCAAACAAGAAGAGCTGCCTGAAAGCGAACAG GAAAAGAGGCACTGAAGGCAGAAGTTGGAGCAGTGCTTTTG AGGGGACGACAGAAGACTCGACACTACACCTGAAAGATCAGAGGACCTTG GTGGAACTCAGGAAAAGACGTCAGAGAGCAGCACGACTGGCACACGTGAAGGACATGCTGTCTGAGAAGAAAGGAGAAAAGAAATGTGACCTGAGAGCCCTGCGGAGTCAGAGCAAAGTGGACAAGCCTTCAGAGATTCTGACGTACCATCAGATTCCTCTGCTCACACTGGAGTGGGGAGATGAAGCCAAGCACTGGGATGTTTCTAAATCGGCCGCTATCATAGCAGAACAGTCAAAAGTGGCTATGAATGACACACAGTTGGAGCATGATCAGAAGGGAAGAAATGCCAGTGAGGAAACACCAGTGTGTGACGTGTGGCGGGCCTTCCTAAACAGGCCTAGTGATGGGGACGAGTCGATTACTCGAGAGTCTGAATGGCTGCAGTTGGCTACATCTGTTACTCCTTTGAAAAAGTCGGTTATCAGTCAACAGCTCAAGACTGATGATGTTGCTTTCGAAGGAGAAAACTCATCAACAAACTCCAAAGACTTCCTTCTGGTCGAACCAAATACAGGATCTCTATCTGGAGAAATGTCAGAGCAAGGAAATACACATGAAGGTTCatttgagaacatgaagttagGAAACCAAGCGCAGGATATCAGCGAAGCAAACATTCTTGTATCAAGTGAGAACGGTGTCACACCAGCTTCGACTCAGGTAGACCTTTCTTCAAATGACAAGGCAATTCATGAAATATGTCCAAGCAACCTATTTCTGCTGGAAAAGAAGGGGATAGTCACGTACCAAGACGAGGCGATAGCCGTCCcccgacagacagacaaattCAAAACAGGTTCTACGAATGAGAACCAACCTGCAGAATTTAGGCCGATACGAAATATCGAGGCAAAAATTGAGTCAGAAGAAAACAGTCAAACGTCAACACACAAAGAAAGCGCACAGAGGGAATCAGACTCAAAGGGCAGATACCCAGCGGTGGATAAACACTTGGACATTAAACAAGTAGCTTTGCAAAGGGCctattttaaaacaaagacGGCCACTGACGTAGGAGCTGATGCTATCCAGAGGATAGATGAGAAGCAGGGAGATAGCTGGCTGAAATGTGAAGTGGATGACTCAAACAAGAGGTTAGGAGACTTTAACTGGAGTGGAGTCTGTCAAGAGGAGCATGGCAGTCATAAATCCCAGTCTGAATTGCTGGAAAAGCTCCGGGAGGTTATGAGAGAGGATATGAGAGGTAGCACCATGATGTCAACAGACATGATACCCAAAACTTTGAAGGGAGCAGACACAAATACCAGGAGCAAGGATGATACTTTCGGGAAAATGAAAGTTGTGCGGGAGGAGATAGGCTCGGTTGTCAGAGGTCCAtgtgaaacagaaatgaaagagaTCTTCACGGAAGCCATATCAGACAAGATGCTTGTCGACAGATTTGTAGAAAATGTAATCAAAGGGGTTTGGGATGAGGTGTTCAGTGAGAAGGCCTTAGAGAAGGAACAGGTCCTCAAATGTGAGGCCTTCAAGAGTCCTCCAGCAGAAAAACGCCTTTTTAAATCAGCAGAGGTGCTTGAAAAGAGATGGAGCCTTTCAGAAGAGGAAATGAAGAGTCAGAATGAGGGTGTCAGCAGAAATGCAAGCGCAGGCCATCAGCCTGAAATATTAGACACGAGTCGGGTGGTTATCCAGACAGTGGCAGGAGAGGCGGAGGGGGTCCGGCCCCTCAGCGAGAGAAAGGACACACCAGTTCACACAATAGTAGAGGACATTGGGAGCTCTGAAAAACGATCCCTCAAGCGTGGACCGGACTCCACAGACGCCGCACCGCAAGAGTCATTCATAGAACACTTTGTTGAAATTCTCATCAGAGGAATCTGGGAGGAGGTTTTCAGTCAAATGgcaacaaacttaaaaatgattGACAGAAAAGACACAGTCCTTCATCACAGACAAGAACTCCGTCCTCTGAGATGCAACGACAGCACGGTTGTTCAGGAGACAGACAGAAATCTATCAGCACCTGTCGTGAATCAGAGCAGGGGGAAAAACGACAAAGACTCTGAGACGCAACAACACATGACTGATGATCCAAACTGTAAACAGACTGAGTTGCAGTGTCTTCTGGAGGAGGATTTAGTGGTATTAACTGAATCCGTTTTGTCCTGTCAGATGATatcatcctcaaattgtgaTGAGTTTTCAATGACTGACGAGAGGGTCACGAGCACAGGAGTGGAACCTGATACATTTCCCCAAAAATTACAGTCGCACTTGAGTTTAAGAGCTCATCTAAGTCAAGATTTCAACACCTCTTTGGCTTCTCGGAGCAGAACGACAAGGAATGTTGTTGGACGAGGTAGCGTGGTAACGGATACGTCCCGTGGACTTCACGATCAGTCCAGCTTCCAGCAAATACCACACTCGGAGAGGGATAAGTCCTTAACGACAAATGAGGCAGGGGGTGACCCCAAACTGAGAGAGTTCAAGCCAATTGATTCTTTAAGTGACAGCCTCTTGGGATTCAATCCAGCCACTAAAACATCCAGTTCATATGAAGACCACACATTGTTTAAAGAAAGACCTATTAACTTTCAAACTGACCTGGACTCCACTGAGTCACCCCCCCATCAGTGCCCTCCCTCGAAGAGATCCAAAGAGTGTGACGGCCTGGTGTGGTGGAGTGTCCTCTACATCCTCAGTCACGTCACCAAACTTTTGACCACTGGTTTGTTTGTCGCAGcattctttgtctttgtcttgatCTATGACTTCCCAGTGTTCTTTGCTCTCTATGTTTTCTCAACCTGCTGGTGTCTCTACAAGTGGAGGGCAGGTACAAACTCAGCAGACAAGAGTAGGAGTTGA